TTTTCCACAAAAGTTCTCTCCTTATAAGAAAAAAAGAGGCAGCCAGAACTGCCTCTTTTTCTATTGTTCTAATGCTGTTTTCACATTATTTAAGACCGCATTAACAAAACGAGTATCTTTCTCATCACTATATTCTTTTGTTAATTGTACTGCTTCGTTAATTGCAATTCCTGGTGCTTGTCCCGTTAACATTTCGTAAATTGCAATTTGCATAATTAACAAGTTTAATTTTGGTAAACGATCCAGAGTCCAACGTTTCAAATGAGGACGAATCAATTCATTAATTTCCTCACGACGAGATTGTACTCCTTCAATTAGTTGTAAAACAGTTTCTGCGTTAGAGACTGTTTCTTCTTGTTCATAATAAAGAGCAAAATCCAATGCTTCTACAACTGCCACTTTATTAAACTGCAATGAAAAAAGTGTTTGTAATGCCTTTTCTCGTATCTTGTGTCGATTTAATTTCACGTTATTCTTCTTCCTCTTTTGTTAGCGTTGAAAATTCTCCAGTAGGTAATTCTGTTTCAGAATCTGGAACCATACCTACGACATGAATATTTACTTCTTTTAATTCGAAGTCTGTCATATTGCGTACTTGTTGTTTTACGGCATTTTGCATCGCAATAGCTACCTTAGGCACAGATACTCCGTAACGAACATAACAATATAGATCCACAATTAAGTTTCCATCTTCATCTTGAGATAAAGAAACTCCTTTGTCGTGAGAAACCTTACGTCCTAGCCATTCATGTACATTGCTAGCTAAACTACCTTGCATAGAATATACTCCTTCTACTTTTGAAGCAGCAATCCCGATTATAATTTCCATTACTTCTGGAGAAATAACAATTTCTCCTTCCATACCTTCACGTTGTTCACTAATTAATAATTTATGATCTGTCATAAAGCACCTGCTTTCTCCATATACGATGTAATTTTAAGCACGAGAAATGTAGCTACCATCTACGGTATTAATTACTAATTTATCCCCTTCATTAATAAAGAATGGAACTTGTACTACTAATCCTGTTTCCATTGTTGCTGGTTTAGAACCACCTGAAGCAGTATCTCCTTTGATTCCTGGTTCTGTTTCTTTAACTTCTAATTCTACAGTATTTGGTAAATCAACACCTAAAATTTCAGAACCATACATCATGATATTAACTTCCATGTTTTCTAATAAGTATTTTAATTCATGTTCTAAGCGTTCTGCTGGAATTTCAATTTGTTCATAAGTATCCATATCCATGAACACATGCCCTTCGCCAGAATCATATAAGTATTGCATTTTTTTGTTATCGATTTGTGCTTTTTGTACTTTTTCACCTGCACGGAATGTTTTATCTTGAACTGCACCTGTACGTAAGTTTTTTAATTTAGAACGTACAAACGCACTTCCTTTTCCTGGTTTAACGTGCATGAATTCAATAACACGCCATAAGTTACCATCTACTTCAATTGTCATACCATTTTTAAAATCATTTACAGAAATCATAATGTGCCTCCTAAAAATCAATTCTAACTATTTTTCACTAAAAATATCTCTTCTTTGTTCTCTATTATAAAATAATAAGTTCACGAGGGGAAGTTGTAAAGGATTGACATCCATCTTTTGTAATTAAGAAGTCATTTTCAATACGAACTCCACCAATTCCTGGTAAATAAATACCAGGTTCATCTGTTACTGTATTTCCTTCTACTAATACAGCATCACTACGCATAGAAATCATAGGATGTTCATGAATTTCTAAACCAATACCATGGCCTGTAGAATGTCCAAATTGTTCACCATAGCCATGTTCTTTAATATAGTCACGAGCAATGGCATCCACTTCTTTTCCTGTCATTCCTGGTTTCATTTCTTGTTCTACTTTCAAATGAGCTTGTAAAACAATATCATAAATTTCTTTCAATACAGGATCACTTGGTTCACCTAAAGAAATTGTTCTTGTCATATCAGACACGTATCCATTGTAATAGCAACCGTAATCTAAAGTAATGAAATCACCTTTTTCAATTACTTTATGACTTGCCACTCCATGAGGTAAAGCAGAACGAACCCCACTTGCAACAATTGTATCAAAAGAAACTCCACTTGCACCTTGTTTACGCATGAAGAAATCTAATTCATTTGCCACTTCGATTTCTGTCATTCCTGGTTGAATAAATCCTAAAATGTGATCAAAAGCAGCATCTGCAATGCGACATGCTTCTTGAATTGTAGCGATTTCTGATTCATCTTTTACTTCACGCAATCCTTCAATGATTCCATGAACAGGAATTAAGTCAACATCCCATAGTAAATCATCTAATTCCATATATTGGGCAAAAGATAAATGTAAATCGTCGAATCCTAATTGTGCAATCTCTTCTTTATTTAAAAGAGGTA
The DNA window shown above is from Catellicoccus marimammalium M35/04/3 and carries:
- the nusB gene encoding transcription antitermination factor NusB → MKLNRHKIREKALQTLFSLQFNKVAVVEALDFALYYEQEETVSNAETVLQLIEGVQSRREEINELIRPHLKRWTLDRLPKLNLLIMQIAIYEMLTGQAPGIAINEAVQLTKEYSDEKDTRFVNAVLNNVKTALEQ
- a CDS encoding M24 family metallopeptidase, with amino-acid sequence MNKRLSQLRTKMLEEKIPALLITNPYNLRYMTGFTGTTGMALVTANQAYFITDFRYVEQASEQCVGYEIVKNTGPIFEEILPLLNKEEIAQLGFDDLHLSFAQYMELDDLLWDVDLIPVHGIIEGLREVKDESEIATIQEACRIADAAFDHILGFIQPGMTEIEVANELDFFMRKQGASGVSFDTIVASGVRSALPHGVASHKVIEKGDFITLDYGCYYNGYVSDMTRTISLGEPSDPVLKEIYDIVLQAHLKVEQEMKPGMTGKEVDAIARDYIKEHGYGEQFGHSTGHGIGLEIHEHPMISMRSDAVLVEGNTVTDEPGIYLPGIGGVRIENDFLITKDGCQSFTTSPRELIIL
- a CDS encoding Asp23/Gls24 family envelope stress response protein; its protein translation is MTDHKLLISEQREGMEGEIVISPEVMEIIIGIAASKVEGVYSMQGSLASNVHEWLGRKVSHDKGVSLSQDEDGNLIVDLYCYVRYGVSVPKVAIAMQNAVKQQVRNMTDFELKEVNIHVVGMVPDSETELPTGEFSTLTKEEEE
- the efp gene encoding elongation factor P, coding for MISVNDFKNGMTIEVDGNLWRVIEFMHVKPGKGSAFVRSKLKNLRTGAVQDKTFRAGEKVQKAQIDNKKMQYLYDSGEGHVFMDMDTYEQIEIPAERLEHELKYLLENMEVNIMMYGSEILGVDLPNTVELEVKETEPGIKGDTASGGSKPATMETGLVVQVPFFINEGDKLVINTVDGSYISRA